The genomic segment AAAATTTACGGTGCCAAAATTTGACTCAGCCAGACTCAGACTGCAAACATTGAGAaagatgcaaacaaaacaaagacgAAAGAAAATCTGCAGTAGCTAAGCCACCAGAAAATTGGCTTCATCTGGTAACCTTTAGTGCCATCGACACAAACAGCCTCTCAGGATCTTATCGGCAGATTAACTTCACGGATTTTCCAAGAATATCTCTAGGCTCGTCAGTCTAGCACCGCAAAAACCTAattgcctcctcttctcccctcacCACCTCATCTTAATTACCTTCTGATGATGCAGCCTCCCCTCCACATCAGCGCAATGCCACCATAATTCAGTGTCCAGCCAAATTCTTTGGCTGCTTGTCTCAGCAGCATGAAGCCTTGAGCATATGAGATAATCTTGGAAGCATACAGGgcctaaaaaaaccaaattcaCATTCCAAGTGAAGTCCCACAAAGTCAAACAAGAAACTTCACAGCCTACCAGCTCTGTTTAGTCCACATCTCGTCAGGGTTGAGTACGGAAGCCACATTTCAGCTATCTGAGAACCAAAATATCCTTTCCAATTGTTGGGAAGTTTGGTCTCAACAGAGGGAGATCAAGAGTTATTATCCCCATTACAAAGATGGGAGTGTTCAGGGGTGAGAAAGTAAGCTCCTGTGCATGAATTATGACCTCTGCACCCCAGCTAGTTGTCACTGCCCACTGCAGCTTAGTCTTGAATTCCTTCAGGACTGTTCTTTGGTCACGAAAGGAATTGGTCACATTATGCTTTGTGGACACCACTAGACAATGCACAGTGGGATGGCTGAAAGCAGGAACCACTCGTCATGAAATGTAAACATGAGCTCCTCACCAGGGTTTACAGCATCCAAAACCTGCTCTGATATGCAGCTTTAATACAGCACTCTGGCAAGCACAATGACTCACCTTGCGTATGTCCTCCAGAAAGGCCTTCTTGTTCCCACTGAATTTAGTCGCTTTAGGCCCACCCAGCAGCTTACTGGCCTGTACTCTCTCATCCTTGAGGGAAGACAGGCACCGTGCAAACACAGCTTCACCTTTAAGTATGGtaggaaagggcagaaaattAGGAAGTTCAACATCACTGTTAAGGTCTGAGATACTTGTCCTCAAGCACGCAGTGACAGTGCCACTAAAGATGAGCCGCAGGCACAGTGAAACAGAGCCACATGGGAATAGAGGtgtacaaataaattatttcaacagCATTACTGGGGGACCAAACTGCCAGTCAGCCTAGCCATTGGGTAAATATTCACTGATACAGCTTTCAAATgacaaaggggggaaaaaaaaaaaaaaaatcacatgtcATCCGCATGAAAAATTATCCTCAGGAACATTCTCCAGCTCTTAGTTTTAAGAATTTACTTTGAAATCTCTTCCTATCTATAAAAGACAGTGTTGCACTGCATTCTAGGGACAGGCAAGGCTGAACACTTCAGTAATTACAGTAGCATGCTTTGAAGATAAAAAGCTGTTGCATAAATGCCAAGTCATATTAACTATGTGTGCTTAGAAATACACACATGCAAAATAAGAGCCATTAAAATCACGACTAAATCAGCAGATTAACTTGTAAGAGGAAACAGGTTTTACAAATCCGGTAGGCCCATAACAGTAGTATTCAGAAGCCCATAAGAAAGTTTTATAACACCCCTAAGCTGGTTACTAAATGTCATTTTCCAGGGCTAAGGAGCTAGCCAAGCAGTATCTTCAGCTTCTCCAGAGAAAGGCTGAATGCCAATCTCTTGATCTGGCTCAGTCAATTCCTAATCATGCTGTTCTAGGTTGTACTTATTTGCAGTTGAAGATGGTATTGTTAAATGGGTAAAAACAATCAGTTTCCTTTCCAGGGTCTGATAGAAGGAAAGTAATCAAGTTTATTATAGTCTTCATACTGAACTTTTCTTCCACCTTTTAAGTAAGTTGtgaattacatttaaaaaaaaaaacaaaccccaaacaaaaaaaaaaaagcccaaccaaaTAAAAGATGAATGAGTAATGCTTTCACAAGATTCTGGATCCTCTCTGCAGTAGGATTAACAGACCGTATCAAAATCAGAACTGACTCCTCTCCATTTCTCCAAAAACTTCCTTCTAcactggggaggagaagggtggAAATCAGGAAAAAGCAAGAGTAGCATAACTCTGCGTTTACAAGCAGAAGTCTGCAAGTCATGCTTATGCAGTAAAACCACACACAGAGCAACTGCCCTAAGAGCGGCCATGTTTGCACAAGGGCTATCGCACATACTTCCCTATCAACTCATCATTACCTAACAGCGCTCCCCAGCATTGAGGGAGTGTCTCCTTCACCCTTGATCTTTGCAAGAACCCCAGACGGGACTATAGTAACAGCACAAGCAAAAACTCTGTTTCAAGCCTAGAACTGGAAGACTACAGCTGTAGTAGAATAGTAAAACCATTTACAAAACTTGTTTTGTAAAATACGTTGTTGGAATGCAGCCGTGTTTCTCTGATAGCCATCACTGCAGTTACTCTCTTTTAGCCTAATGAATACAGTTTTTCTTATCTTCTAATGCAACAGGACTTGACCAGCcgaggcaaaggaaaaagacatagagaaagcatgaaaattaaagcaaatcCAAGAGCAAAGAACCTATTGAGTCAACCTATGTACTCAGAGAGAAAGTCTACATTGGACCTGTGGCAAGAGAGCACTCTAAATGTGTTGCAGATATATTACAACTCCTGTGTCACAATTCCATTCAGAGGCCAGGTTAGGTAAAAGCATGGGTAATGAGACTGTTAGGTATGTGTATGGGCAGGTAAATTTTCACACTTTAAGGATATAAGGATATATTCAAAGCAATTACAAACTACATTTCCATCATCTTAGTTTGGCTTTGGGTCAGCAGCCTTATTAGTcactaaacaaaaacaagcagcagTCCAGAGTGTATAAAGAAATCCCACAATTGACTGTTGCCgtggaaaaacagcagcaaccaTCATAGGGTAGCAGTCTGCTGctattctcaaaaaaaaaactctgTCTGTGCTCCTCAGCCCATAATACAGTCCGGCCCTCGTGTTCCTGTTTAGTCACACTAATGCTGGGTCAGCTAAGTTatactgaaacacaggaacagaAGACTGAGGTAgatatctgaaaaataattcttataCCTTCAGAGTAGTCTAAGTACTCATCAAGCAGTAGTCAAGTGGTCAAGCCACAAGGTTTTGCAGGTGTCCTGCCTCCCacttttttcaacatttttaagGCTATGATGGGATTTGGAGCAGCAGAAAAGGCGGAGTATTGCCAAGAGCAATACTGCATCAATCGAGCATGACACACCTAGCACAGCACTTACATTCACCTGTCACTGAGTCATCACCAGCACTGCGAGGACACCACAAAGGCATGATAACAGTACTACTGGCATTTTAGAAACAAGGTAAAAATGGTAACAGCTCTCAAGGGCAGGACCACTGAAACAGCTATACCTAGAAGAGCCTCTTCTGCAAGCCAAGCCCTAGTGCAGGCTCATTTCTGAGATGACTGTGTTACCATGCTCTTTACTGTGATGCGGTACATGCAGGTAGGAAAGATGAAGCCAGATCGAAGGACCAGTTACCTATGAGTGTGACAGGGACTCCAAATTCCAGGGCAGAAATGGCTGTCCACTTTCCTGTCCCTTTTTGCCCTGCGCTGTCCTTGATCTTTGGGAGGAGGTATTTGCCATCGCTGTCTTTGAATTTGAGAATATTGGCTGTGATTTCAATCAGGAAAGAATCCAACTCTGTCTTATTCCACTCCTGAAATacctggaagaggagaaaaagtgtgtgtgtgtgtatatatacacacacatatatatgcacacacccCGTTTTACTATGTATCTACTATATATATCAACTGATTTATTggtatatgtatacatatacatacacatatgtatacatacagaAGGGGGTCACACTATCTCAGTTACTGGTTCTGGGTACCCTACCACAGCTACCAATAATCCCAGCACCGCTGAAAAGCCATTGCACAggagctgtgcctgggaaggagCACACCCCAGCTGCCAcggagctgcagagcaccatCTCCAACTGGGAAGGCAGAGGcacagcctgtcctggtgcctATCATCACAGGCACTGAAGGCTGGAAAAAACTGCTCTTTCAAGACACATCACACTTACTGACTTGCTTCAACGAGGTCTTTGCAAGATTTGCCTGCTTGATTACAATGATCAATGTTTTACTAGCTTTTTTCAGGCAAGGTAATTCATATCTCTACACAAAAGGTGCTTCCTGGGGAGAAAGGAGCTGTAGAATGGGAGAGTTTAGACAACTCCTGTCAACATTCAGGTGTACGTGCTTGCCGCTCCCTACTCAGGAATATTGTGCACTGACCCTGGCAGAAGGCATGTCAGAAAAATTAACTTCATGTACACAGAGCAGCTTTCCCAAAGCCCTGCTGCCTCCGCCATCGGCAGACAGCCACCATGGCTCAAGAAGGcaagacacaaaaaaaatacagattacCTCTGACATCTCGTCATGCTCCATGCCCACCACATCTTTCATCAGGTGATAGGCCTCACAGATCAGCTGCATGTCTCCATATTCAATCCCATTGTGCACCATCTTCACAAAGTGTCCGGCGCCCTCATCTCCTACCTGTCAGGAAACATCAAAAAATGCCATCAGCAACAGTGTTGTCATCAATTCCAGTGTTCAATACCTGCCCATGGCTTCCTCCTGcctaaaggaaggaaagaagccCAGTACTAACTGTAAACACTGTGGGTCACAGACCCATTTAGCTCCCTCAGCCCATGACCCAGCCATAAAGTGTTGTCTTTCCATTGTATGGGATAAATTAGAGAGGATAAATTTGAGTTGAATGCAATCACCCAGAAAATCAACCCACTAATGTCGCTGGTTTTATTAAGGACAAACATGCATGAACTTCAGCAACCAAACTACCGAAGCATGGATCTAACCACAATTTAACATCAGtatcaaataaatatttacccAGTCACAACAAGGTTCCCCAGATCCCACTTTAGCAGCAATGCTTTGAAATATGGTCTTGATGTGGGGCCTGTGGGGAGAAATAATATACCTCAGCAGATAAGCAGAGGACACAAacaccacaagaaaaaaatccattgctATGATGCATCCTTCTGTAACCCGCCAAAAGGCGTGCTGGCAAGTTGATACTCCACCACTCAGCAATGTCAAATAAAACATACGTTTTTCCCAGGCCTAGACACTGTTTGCAGGAAATGGGGACAGCCCACATCACGCTTACAGCACTGGGCAGACAATTTTAATGTATCTAAAGGAGCCCAAATATTATCTTCTCCATTTTATAAATGGGGAAATAGAGGCAGGTTATGATACAGGCTCACACTCAGAGAGGatcagtggcagagctgagacAAAATCCCATCCTGTTCTATAGCCACAAGAAAAATCCAGGGTGATttggaggaggggggggggggggagggaagaaactCCACAAATGCAAGTTATCCACAAAGGATAGTTATCTGCACTATTACAGGAATTAGGAGCTTTTGTCATTGCCAGGCTCCCCTAGTGTAGTAAATCGCTTAGCCAACAGGAGAGCATTACAGAACGCCAAGGTTGGAGCTACTTAAAGTGGCCACTGGGAAAGGAGCACAGGTGGTacatgggctgcaggtgctgtgAGAGAGCAGGGGGACGCAGTTCAGGTAAGGGTGGCAGGTAAAAGCTGTCTTTACTGAGCTGTTTATGGCAAAAAGATGATCAGACAGCAGGCTGCCGTTACGTTGTTTCTGGCTTTGTGCTGCCAAATTTGAACAGGCTGATATCGGTACGAAATGCTAATGCAAATGGACAGGGACTTAAGAGATTCTAAGGCTCAGGTAAAGCCCAGACATACCTTTTCTTTCCACGTTTACAGAGAGAATGAGCAACTAGGGATAAAGTCTAATATGAACACTGACGTACAGTCCTTTACACTAACATGAGTACAAaagagcagggcagcaggcagaaaCTTGCAAAAAATCATGTATTCAATAGTCAGTACAAACAAGTACCAAAGCCTCCTTTTATAACATGTGTGTCACTGCAGGGATgtttgctgctgcctgtttcATGGTTAACAGCTTTCCAAGTGTGTAGGGCCCcgaaagaaaaatcataatcAAGAAcagtacttttttaaaatttaagcaaAATTCTTTCTTCCCTGGCACACATTTCTCCCTTCAGATTTCTGCAGATACTACTTTTGCTGtgaatttctggaagaaaaacctgCCTTTGTTTTGTCTGCCACAAAAGCTCAGCACTGGCCCATGACCCCAGCTAAGTTGAGAAATCTTGAGCCTTGAGGAAGTGAAATGGCAACATATCTTGTTCTCTCCACACCCAcaccctcctccttccctccctcagcTCTCAACATGAATAGAAGACAATTGTTGCAGACCATTCTGAAGAAGAATATACTAGCTCATGCTTACCAGGCTTCTTTGGCTCCTCCTGGCATGAGCGAAGGACCATACCTGGCACCCTCCTCTCCACCACTAACACCGCTTCCAACAAATAAGATCCCCTTTTCCTGTAGTTCCTTACAACGTCTCTGGAAcaaagagcagagcagcattatttaatttattttcatgccAGAGCCTTACAAACAAAGGTTAGCAATTCAGACCTAAAATAAggtttttaattctgctttggaCATGCTAGAAGACAACCTTAGAGAAAGCTAGTACATGCACCAAAGCGAACATTAGGAAACTTCCTGTCGTTTTTGACATGGATCCTTGCAAAAGAGACATGCTGAGAAAACAAAGTCCTTATATGCACCAAATAGACAAGAACAGTactgaggctggaaaagacTCAGAATTAAGTGTCAGGTGATACATGCTGTGTGCAAAGACCTGGGGGAGGCAGATTAGGCCCAAGGTGCAGTTGCTGAGATCACTGCAGCATGTAGGTACGAGCACGGACAGTTATAAGAGAAGCTGATTCCCTCTGAGTGGGAGAGAAGCACAGGCTGAGATCACTATGGGGAGCTGCAAGCTCCCCATGTATTAATCGTCATTTAGTACCTGTTTTTCACTCTGGCATGGCCAAGTCACTTATCCAAGATCAGGATGCCAAAGCAGAAAGACTATTACCAGCACCCCTTCTAAGATTCAGAAGTACATATTTGAATACAATACTTTCACATAAGCATCCCAGATATGTTAATGTAACTTCTATAGTTACAGCCTGCTCACGagcaggcttttctttttttttaaaaaaacagataattactcttctgtttttattacCAAGACAGCCAAACCAGCAGTTCTTCTGCCTTACTGGATTTTCCCATGGTCATGTAGGATTGAGATACAACAACAAATCTATAAATATCCTTAGATTTTCAAATCTCCCTGAAAACCCTTTAAGATTGTAACAGGAAGTTTTCTAAAGGCCTTCACTCTTTAAAAGATGTCAGTAAAAATATTCTTGGATGATTTGGGCAACTTCTATAAAAAGATACTTACAGAACAGTCCTTAACTACAGTAACAATTGCTTTTTAATGGGCTGCATGATCTAGTTTTGCAGAGGTAACTCAGTTTGGCCTTCCCTGAGCAGAGTGGGGATGGCAATCTATTGACTGCCTATTCTGATGATCAGACGAGAAAGAATCACATGTGTTTTATTCATCCactttgggaagaaaacaggcTTACCGTGGTATCTCTATACTCAGAATTCCCACCATCAATTATGATGTCTCCAGTCTCCAACAATGGCACCTGCAAAACATAAAtcagcattttggttttctccacgtgttcaaaacaaaatctcatTAACGACGAATAATCAAGATCTTCTGGAGGAAATTTCTCCACAAGTCCCCAAGAAGTCACAGGTAGAAAGAATGTTTGCCTCACCAATTTATTGATGAAGTCATCCACTGCAGTTCCAGCCTTCACCAGCAAGATAATGCGACGGGGCTTCTTTAACTTGGAGACCATCTCTTCCAGGCTGTGAGCACCTATCACTTTGGTTCCCTTGGCCTCATTGGCCAGAAAGTCATCCACTTTGGAAACCGTCCTGTTAAAAGCACAAACCTGGGGGAGCAAGAGAACACGTTAATAAAAATCTGCCAACAGAACAGTTACTTTAGCTCAGATCACAAATTATACAAGCAAAGTTCAACATCATGTGCTGTCCTGCTTCCGCCTTCCTAAAGACATAGAGCAGGAAAGAACCCGCAGCACGTCTTTGCAAGTGCCTTGGGAACCTGCGGTTAATGGCCAAGCCCAAAGCAAGCTTTAGGGAAAAATCATACACAACTAACACATCAGGCGGCCAGCTGAGTACAGGCATGCACTGCTGGTTTTCTCTGGAAACAGGACAAAGGGCAGCCTAGGTCATAACTAAAAGGAGGTAACAACACCCATTAGACCgtcacaaggagaaaaaaacacccaaccccACAAAACGCTCAGCTCCAATCCCCAGTACTACCGAGTCAGCCTTGCTGAACAATGTTTTCCTTCGCTTACCACGAAGCCATGGTCGTTCATGTTCAAAATAAGGTTCTGACCCATCACAGCCAATCCAATCAAAGCAATGTCAGCTCTGGAATGTGGAAGAACAAAAATGCCAGGCAAGTCTCATCAGCAGTGATCCAGCACTAGCATCCATGCCCTCTGTCAGGCTGTTGGGATCCTGTCAGCTGCTAAGCCAGCCCACCCCTTCCTAGCAAATGCTGTAGCCCATGCTCTGAATTGATTCTGTAGGCTACTACAGCAGCAGATCCTTGTGGCACCCAGTCAGTCCAGCGGAGTGGAGGCCAACATCAAGCATGTTTCAAGTCACCCAGATTTCTTCCCAACTGCCAAGACACAACTAGGTAAGTAAGAAAAGTCAGCTACCCAAAACATTGCGCTAGGAGGCAGGGAGTAACGTGAGCGGCTCTAACATGCCACTGATGGATCCAGCTCAATCACAGCTCCGTATTTAGCAGCTGCCCCACTAGAACATCGCGTCTGAAAGCaacatcatttttttgcttccGTAACGCAAACTGTCTCACATTTGGGGTGAGTAAAGAAGAAGAGGGAAACAGGATATGCTGCTAGAGGTTGCCTAGTCCGGCTTGCACGGGGCGTGCACGCAGAGAAACCCAGCCTGCCTACTCCTACTCCTCGGGTCAGGAACAAGCTTCCTGCTCCACAGCCATGACTCCAGAGCTGATCGCGCCCGGATTTTGTCACAAAGTCTCTCAGCCAACCGGCCTATCCTCCTCGTTGGCCCCTCGGCCGCCGCGGAACTTCTAACGGCGAGAAGCCAACCAGGGCCCcgtcctctccttccctctccctccccgccACGCAGGAGCGTGGAATCACCCACCGCCCCACATCGCTCTCCCCGGTAGGGGTCGGCAAGGCCCCTCCCGGGAGCGGCGGGCACCCCCCGCCTCTCGCGCCACCACGAACGGCTTTCGAACGGCTTTCGGCGCTGCCCCCAACCCCGGTGGCGGCTCCCGCCTGGGGAACGCGCGGTCCGGCCGCCGAGCCCCCGCCCGCACTCACTGGGCCATCGCGGCGGCGCTGAGGGGAGCCGAGGGGCGCTgagggcggcagcggcggctcTCAGGGTTCGGCCTGCGGTGCGCGCCCGGCCGGCCCTCAGCCgcgcgggggggggcggggcggggcgcgccCATTGGCTCTACCCGTCAAGCCCCTCCTCCCGCCCATGGGCCGATGGTTCGGGCGCCCCGCCCTCTTAAAGGGGCAGCGCGCCCCCGCACGGCGGAACTCGCGCTCGGTACCGCCACAGCGGGAAGGCGGCCTCCGTCCACCTTTGCCCACGGAGGGTGGCAAACACAGGAGGTGGCGGCCAGGGAAGGCCACCGGAGCGGCCAGCGGATCaggcggaggcggcgggggacggccccagcctccagctggtggcagctgcctccacacacacaggcacagctgTGCCTCCTCCGACAGCGACCCGGTTTTGTCTTTTCTCTATGACTTTTTTTCTATGACTTGGTGGGATCGAGTGcagcctcagcaagtttgcagctGACACCAAGTTGAGGGGTGTAGGGATGTcctccagagggacctggacaagctggagaggtggccCTGGGaaaacctcatgaggttcaacaaggccaagtgcaaggtcctgcccctgggtcgGGGCAAGCCCAGTACCcgcacaggctgggggatggagagcagccctgcagaggacttgggggtgctggaggatgaaaagctggacatgaacCAGTACTGTGCACTTGCAACCCAGAaagccagccgtgccctgggctgcatccccagcagcgcgggcagcagggcgagggagggggctctgcccccctgcccccctctgtgagacccccccgcagcgccgcctcc from the Phalacrocorax aristotelis chromosome 19, bGulAri2.1, whole genome shotgun sequence genome contains:
- the PGD gene encoding 6-phosphogluconate dehydrogenase, decarboxylating, with amino-acid sequence MAQADIALIGLAVMGQNLILNMNDHGFVVCAFNRTVSKVDDFLANEAKGTKVIGAHSLEEMVSKLKKPRRIILLVKAGTAVDDFINKLVPLLETGDIIIDGGNSEYRDTTRRCKELQEKGILFVGSGVSGGEEGARYGPSLMPGGAKEAWPHIKTIFQSIAAKVGSGEPCCDWVGDEGAGHFVKMVHNGIEYGDMQLICEAYHLMKDVVGMEHDEMSEVFQEWNKTELDSFLIEITANILKFKDSDGKYLLPKIKDSAGQKGTGKWTAISALEFGVPVTLIGEAVFARCLSSLKDERVQASKLLGGPKATKFSGNKKAFLEDIRKALYASKIISYAQGFMLLRQAAKEFGWTLNYGGIALMWRGGCIIRSVFLGKIKDAFDRNPELQNLLLDDFFKTAVENCQDSWRRVISTGVQIGIPMPCFTTALSFYDGYRHEVLPANLIQAQRDYFGAHTYELLSKPGVFIHTNWTGHGGSVSSSAYNV